A genomic region of Longimicrobiales bacterium contains the following coding sequences:
- a CDS encoding Na+/H+ antiporter NhaC family protein — translation MRLRSVLLLLVMLPLAFPAAGQEVKEHPQVVLKNVPFEIMVGGGTEESLWFEIRNASGKVLGSGTVDSHNSATARDMTVASREELPLTVLVGDETFTVDPTLTSGWYSILPPIVAIALALIFREVVTALFVGVWLGALAVGGFNPITATGRFVDQFIVPAVANADHASIMVFTLFLGAMVGLISKNGGTRGIVDAVAPMARTPRRGKMATWGAGMAIFFDDYANTLIVGNTMRPITDRLKISREKLAYLVDSTAAPVAALVPVSTWVGYEISLIGDGLGIAAEQTPGAAAALDVSSFSIFVETIPYLFYPLLALVLVFLTSVTGRDFGPMAAAEKRAANGQGLYRPGANLAVDTESEDMNPKEGAPRLWYNAALPVLTVIIVVLVGLYTSGRAVVGPGANLRDVFGEASSYDALLWGSLSGALMAAFLSIVQRILTLKECVDASVGGFRSMMLAMMILVLAWSMGSVTEAIGTSSFLTLLLSDRIAIELIPAIVFLTSGAMAFATGTSWGTMAIMLPVVIPLTVALGGPDVLPGAVDAHLLLGGIASVLAGSIFGDHCSPISDTTVLSSTASACDHVDHVKTQLPYALMVGGIGVLLGNIGTAYGLPAWAALGIGTLILVVVVYTVGQPVETAANESV, via the coding sequence ATGCGACTGCGCTCTGTTCTTCTTTTGCTCGTGATGCTCCCCCTGGCCTTCCCCGCGGCTGGACAAGAAGTAAAGGAACACCCTCAAGTCGTACTGAAGAACGTCCCATTCGAAATCATGGTTGGGGGTGGAACCGAGGAGTCCCTCTGGTTCGAGATCCGCAACGCGTCAGGAAAGGTCCTGGGAAGCGGCACGGTGGACAGCCACAACTCGGCGACGGCAAGAGACATGACGGTCGCCAGCCGGGAGGAGCTTCCACTCACAGTTCTGGTGGGTGACGAGACATTTACGGTCGACCCCACCCTCACGTCTGGGTGGTACTCGATCCTTCCGCCCATCGTCGCGATCGCGTTGGCCTTGATCTTCAGGGAAGTGGTGACTGCGCTCTTTGTCGGAGTGTGGCTGGGCGCACTGGCCGTTGGTGGGTTCAACCCTATCACCGCCACCGGCCGGTTCGTCGATCAGTTCATCGTCCCGGCCGTCGCTAATGCAGATCATGCGAGCATCATGGTCTTCACACTCTTCCTGGGTGCGATGGTTGGGTTGATCTCGAAGAACGGCGGGACTCGCGGCATCGTGGACGCAGTAGCGCCGATGGCGAGAACGCCGCGACGAGGAAAAATGGCCACGTGGGGAGCGGGCATGGCCATCTTCTTCGACGACTATGCCAACACACTCATTGTCGGGAACACCATGCGGCCGATTACGGACCGTCTGAAGATTTCCCGCGAAAAGTTGGCCTATCTCGTTGACTCCACAGCGGCACCGGTGGCAGCGCTCGTGCCGGTCTCGACATGGGTCGGTTATGAAATCAGCCTGATCGGCGACGGCCTTGGCATCGCGGCCGAGCAGACTCCCGGGGCGGCCGCAGCACTCGACGTCAGTTCGTTTTCGATTTTCGTAGAAACCATCCCCTACCTTTTCTATCCCCTCCTCGCGTTGGTCCTCGTCTTCCTGACATCAGTGACAGGGCGAGACTTCGGTCCCATGGCCGCTGCCGAGAAACGAGCCGCGAACGGACAGGGACTCTATCGTCCGGGCGCGAACTTGGCAGTCGACACCGAGTCGGAAGACATGAACCCGAAAGAGGGCGCGCCACGACTGTGGTACAACGCCGCGCTTCCGGTCCTCACGGTCATTATTGTCGTCCTAGTTGGCCTCTACACATCAGGGCGAGCCGTCGTCGGTCCAGGCGCCAACCTGAGGGACGTCTTCGGCGAGGCCTCATCATACGATGCCCTACTCTGGGGCTCACTGTCGGGCGCGCTCATGGCTGCCTTCCTCTCGATCGTCCAGAGAATCCTGACCCTCAAAGAATGCGTGGATGCCTCCGTCGGCGGATTTCGGTCAATGATGCTCGCGATGATGATTCTCGTTCTCGCGTGGTCCATGGGATCCGTCACCGAAGCGATTGGGACATCAAGCTTCCTGACGCTGCTGTTATCCGACCGAATCGCCATTGAGCTGATCCCTGCCATCGTCTTCCTCACTTCGGGAGCCATGGCGTTCGCGACGGGAACATCCTGGGGCACCATGGCCATCATGTTACCCGTCGTGATCCCGCTCACGGTCGCGCTCGGCGGCCCGGACGTTCTGCCAGGTGCGGTCGACGCCCACCTGCTGCTCGGAGGCATCGCATCGGTACTCGCCGGATCGATTTTCGGAGATCATTGCTCGCCCATCTCCGACACGACGGTGCTCTCGTCTACGGCCTCCGCGTGTGATCATGTTGATCACGTGAAAACTCAACTGCCGTACGCCCTTATGGTCGGCGGAATCGGAGTTCTCTTGGGCAACATAGGGACCGCTTATGGCCTACCAGCCTGGGCTGCACTCGGAATCGGAACGCTGATTCTTGTCGTCGTAGTCTACACAGTCGGACAACCGGTGGAGACCGCCGCGAACGAATCAGTCTGA
- the gltX gene encoding glutamate--tRNA ligase: protein MRLRFAPSPTGYLHVGGARTAIFNWLLAKKEGGVFILRIEDTDKARSSDEHTRAILDGMNWLGTDWDEGPFFQSEGVERHRADALRLLDEGKAYRDFSDPDAVRAEAQERGMHPSRVAREEADALGFDEAVRRADAGEGFAVRFRVPDGETLFTDLVHGEMRFGNDDVDDLVILRSDGSPVYNLAVVSDDAHQRITHVLRGDDHLSNTPKQVLLSRALGYPEPTFMHVPMILGQDGKKLSKRHGVTAVGEYANEGILPEAMVNFLALLGWSPGDDREFMTAEELIEAFSSDRLLKSGSVFDIEKLQWLNGRHLSARQSPELCDYIRAGLEGQVCDVDRLDDAPWVDALLEVIKVRARTLDELVAQAHPFLCSDLNFDEKAVEKQWRKDPEAAIERLLRLHAAFEDAEWKHEVLEERLRGLAAEMEMGAGKLIHPLRVALTGNMASPGIFDVLVLLGRERVIQRIASGVERIRSA, encoded by the coding sequence ATGCGACTTCGCTTTGCCCCGTCGCCGACGGGGTATCTGCACGTCGGTGGCGCCCGCACGGCGATTTTCAACTGGCTGCTCGCCAAAAAAGAAGGTGGTGTCTTCATCCTCAGGATCGAAGATACTGACAAGGCGCGCTCGAGCGACGAACACACCCGTGCCATCCTCGACGGCATGAACTGGCTGGGTACGGACTGGGACGAGGGCCCCTTTTTCCAGAGCGAAGGCGTAGAGCGCCATCGGGCGGACGCACTTCGCCTGCTCGACGAAGGGAAAGCATATCGCGATTTCTCCGACCCCGATGCAGTACGAGCTGAGGCTCAGGAGCGAGGGATGCACCCTAGCCGTGTCGCCAGGGAGGAGGCCGATGCCCTTGGCTTCGACGAGGCGGTCCGCCGTGCCGACGCTGGTGAGGGGTTCGCGGTCCGATTCCGTGTGCCGGACGGTGAGACGCTCTTCACCGATCTCGTGCACGGCGAAATGCGGTTCGGGAACGATGATGTCGACGACCTGGTGATCCTTCGGTCGGACGGGAGCCCGGTCTACAACCTGGCGGTTGTCTCCGATGATGCGCATCAGCGGATCACGCACGTCCTGCGGGGCGACGACCATCTCTCCAATACACCCAAGCAAGTGTTGCTGTCTCGCGCTCTGGGATACCCAGAGCCGACGTTCATGCATGTACCGATGATTCTTGGACAGGACGGAAAGAAGCTATCCAAGCGACATGGAGTGACCGCGGTCGGCGAGTACGCGAACGAGGGCATCCTCCCAGAGGCGATGGTAAATTTTCTGGCGTTGCTGGGGTGGAGCCCCGGCGATGATCGGGAGTTCATGACCGCCGAAGAGCTCATCGAAGCGTTCAGCTCGGACCGGCTTCTCAAGTCGGGATCGGTCTTCGATATCGAGAAGCTCCAGTGGCTGAACGGGCGGCATCTCTCCGCTCGACAGTCTCCGGAACTGTGTGACTACATCAGGGCCGGACTTGAAGGACAGGTGTGTGACGTCGATCGACTCGACGACGCTCCGTGGGTCGATGCCCTTCTCGAGGTTATTAAGGTTCGCGCCCGAACGCTGGACGAACTCGTCGCTCAGGCTCACCCATTCCTGTGCTCGGATCTCAACTTTGACGAGAAAGCGGTCGAGAAGCAGTGGCGAAAGGACCCTGAGGCTGCGATTGAGCGTCTGCTCCGCCTTCACGCGGCATTTGAGGACGCTGAGTGGAAGCATGAGGTCCTCGAAGAACGTCTCCGTGGCCTTGCGGCTGAGATGGAAATGGGTGCGGGAAAGCTCATCCATCCGCTCCGCGTTGCGCTCACAGGCAACATGGCGAGCCCCGGGATCTTTGACGTCCTGGTACTGCTTGGCCGCGAGCGAGTGATCCAGCGCATTGCGAGTGGGGTGGAGCGTATCCGATCGGCCTGA
- the lexA gene encoding transcriptional repressor LexA, translating into MARSDAITQREVPATSRQVEPLNEIERKILDFMVSYLRANTYQPSIREICERFAIKSTRTVSEHLQALADKGCLERDPSRSRGVKILGVDLSADTVAVPCFTDVPTSGGMRSADTYFSMDRQLGSEDGSFMVRARVGDLAVLGVTEGDLVLVSPVNVEDIVDGSVVVAEIGDTSAFHRVTRNGKGVYLEALQPDGGMTLVGDADMRVIGRVAGFYRRMGEVSTVNLTTH; encoded by the coding sequence TTGGCTAGATCTGACGCCATAACCCAGCGCGAAGTCCCGGCCACAAGTCGCCAGGTCGAACCACTCAACGAGATTGAGCGGAAGATCCTCGATTTCATGGTGAGTTACCTGAGGGCAAACACCTATCAGCCGTCGATCCGCGAGATCTGCGAGCGCTTTGCGATCAAGAGCACCAGGACGGTTTCTGAACACCTGCAGGCGCTGGCCGACAAGGGTTGTCTTGAGCGAGACCCATCGCGGTCACGGGGGGTCAAGATCCTGGGGGTCGACCTCAGCGCCGATACCGTCGCCGTACCGTGCTTTACCGATGTGCCGACGAGTGGGGGCATGCGGAGCGCCGACACCTACTTTTCGATGGATCGACAGTTGGGCAGCGAAGACGGATCGTTTATGGTCCGAGCCAGGGTGGGTGATCTGGCGGTCCTCGGCGTGACAGAGGGCGACCTAGTGCTGGTGTCACCGGTGAACGTCGAGGACATCGTCGACGGGAGTGTGGTGGTCGCCGAAATTGGAGACACGTCAGCTTTCCATCGCGTGACTCGCAATGGGAAAGGAGTATACCTTGAGGCGCTTCAGCCGGACGGTGGCATGACTCTGGTTGGCGATGCCGATATGCGGGTGATTGGCCGAGTCGCTGGCTTTTACCGACGGATGGGGGAGGTCTCGACGGTCAACCTGACCACGCACTGA
- the tadA gene encoding tRNA adenosine(34) deaminase TadA, which yields MATHDSWMSHALDLARAAEAVGEVPVGAVLVRGGAILAEGANRTVRDSDPTAHAEVVAIRSAGKVEGDWRLLDTTLYVTLEPCAMCAGAIVLARIPRVVFATRDPKAGMGGSLNNLLQDDRLNHRCEIVTGIRAEEASSMLKTFFKARR from the coding sequence TTGGCCACACACGATTCGTGGATGTCGCACGCCCTTGATCTCGCGCGAGCGGCTGAAGCTGTCGGTGAAGTTCCCGTCGGTGCGGTTCTTGTTCGAGGCGGGGCGATACTCGCTGAGGGGGCGAATCGCACGGTCAGGGATTCGGACCCCACGGCGCACGCTGAGGTCGTTGCGATTCGTTCGGCCGGGAAAGTCGAAGGAGACTGGCGACTGCTCGACACGACGCTCTATGTCACGCTCGAGCCATGCGCGATGTGCGCGGGTGCAATCGTACTCGCCCGAATTCCTCGGGTTGTCTTTGCGACCCGCGACCCAAAGGCTGGCATGGGAGGATCGCTGAACAACCTCCTTCAGGATGATCGACTCAATCACCGCTGCGAAATCGTGACCGGTATTCGCGCTGAAGAAGCTTCCTCCATGCTCAAGACGTTCTTCAAGGCGCGCCGATGA
- the ispG gene encoding flavodoxin-dependent (E)-4-hydroxy-3-methylbut-2-enyl-diphosphate synthase, with amino-acid sequence MARRKSVAVDVDGVVIGGTAPIVVQSMTNTDTADVESTVDQVKLLADSGSELVRVTVNNDASAEALPEIVSRLTAAGYRTPIVGDFHYNGHILLKKYPDAARALAKLRINPGNVGTKRRDENFTQIIEAAIEYGKPVRIGVNWGSLDQRLLTELMDENASLSEPLEAQEVLLEALVESALRSAALAEEVGLDHDRIVISTKVSSVRELLGVYRMLAGRCDYPLHLGLTEAGLGAKGIVATTAGLAPLLLDGIGDTIRVSLTPKPGGDRSEEVRVAQQVLQSLGLRHFEPQVTSCPGCGRTTSTFFQEMAEDITDYIREMMPKWRVEYPGVEEMDVAVMGCVVNGPGESKQANIGISLPGTFEEPKAPVYVDGAHSVTLKGVGLVDEFKTILNDYVVRTYGT; translated from the coding sequence GTGGCCCGAAGGAAATCCGTCGCGGTCGACGTCGACGGCGTGGTGATCGGAGGGACTGCACCCATCGTGGTTCAGTCCATGACCAACACCGACACCGCCGACGTCGAATCGACAGTCGATCAGGTCAAGCTGCTCGCCGACTCGGGGAGTGAACTCGTTCGGGTGACGGTAAACAACGACGCCTCGGCCGAGGCCCTGCCGGAGATTGTGTCGAGGCTCACGGCAGCCGGGTATCGCACCCCGATCGTCGGAGATTTTCACTACAACGGACATATCCTTCTCAAGAAGTACCCTGACGCTGCGCGTGCGCTGGCCAAGCTCCGGATCAACCCCGGGAACGTCGGCACGAAGCGTCGGGATGAGAATTTTACCCAGATCATTGAAGCAGCGATCGAGTATGGGAAGCCGGTCCGCATCGGGGTGAACTGGGGCTCTCTTGACCAGCGACTTCTCACGGAACTGATGGACGAGAACGCGTCGCTGTCCGAGCCACTGGAAGCCCAGGAAGTCTTGCTGGAGGCCCTCGTCGAGAGCGCGCTTCGGTCCGCAGCGCTCGCGGAAGAGGTTGGACTCGATCACGACAGAATCGTGATTTCCACAAAGGTCTCGTCTGTTCGGGAGCTACTCGGGGTGTATCGGATGCTGGCTGGCCGGTGTGACTACCCGCTCCATCTCGGGCTGACCGAGGCCGGGTTGGGTGCGAAGGGGATCGTGGCGACCACCGCGGGACTCGCGCCTCTGCTCCTCGACGGGATCGGGGACACCATTCGCGTTTCACTCACGCCGAAACCCGGCGGCGATCGATCGGAAGAGGTGCGGGTCGCCCAGCAGGTATTGCAGTCCCTCGGCCTCCGCCATTTCGAGCCTCAGGTGACGTCGTGCCCAGGTTGTGGCCGGACGACCAGTACCTTCTTCCAGGAGATGGCGGAGGATATCACGGACTACATCCGTGAGATGATGCCGAAGTGGCGCGTTGAGTACCCAGGCGTGGAAGAAATGGACGTAGCTGTGATGGGGTGTGTGGTAAACGGCCCCGGTGAGTCAAAGCAGGCGAACATCGGTATCTCACTGCCAGGAACATTCGAAGAACCCAAGGCGCCCGTTTATGTCGATGGGGCCCATTCTGTCACCCTCAAGGGGGTTGGCTTGGTCGACGAGTTCAAGACGATCCTGAACGATTACGTGGTGCGCACCTACGGCACTTGA
- a CDS encoding alpha/beta hydrolase — MSLVTAALVAAVTVGHVGAQSTPPSEPPADWGPIAIDYSNVPYPYPVEYLDVRLYGEDHRMAYMDVPPVGPANGQTVVIFHGMNFFGAPYEPVIRALSDAGFRTLTVDRLGYGRSSKPLIHYNLHIAARNTKALLDKLGIDTAAIVGHSMGGMVATRFASTYPGVTTHVAMVNQIGLTDTRPGRAWPDPEQAYQDALGTTYESVLRGHVRYYPRGWKPEYLAWVKVQFGLTLNGDWPRMARVRAGQRMILFEDPVVYEWQHIATKALVVGGAEDRLVADFPARARHVAEELQNAELLIYAGVGHSPHLDNPEVFHPDLIRFLRSDPNEPADQSWRSTDVGVREGN, encoded by the coding sequence ATGAGCCTCGTTACCGCCGCTCTCGTGGCGGCGGTGACCGTGGGTCACGTTGGGGCACAGTCGACGCCTCCGTCCGAGCCACCGGCCGACTGGGGCCCGATCGCGATCGACTACAGCAACGTCCCATATCCATATCCCGTCGAGTATTTGGACGTTCGCCTGTACGGTGAAGATCACAGAATGGCGTATATGGACGTGCCGCCAGTGGGTCCGGCCAACGGCCAGACGGTTGTGATCTTCCACGGGATGAACTTCTTCGGCGCTCCTTACGAGCCAGTCATCCGGGCGTTGAGCGATGCTGGTTTTCGCACCCTCACGGTCGATCGACTTGGGTACGGGCGGTCATCCAAGCCGTTGATTCACTACAACCTTCACATCGCCGCTCGGAACACGAAGGCACTGCTCGACAAGCTTGGTATCGACACGGCTGCGATCGTTGGACACTCAATGGGCGGCATGGTCGCGACCCGGTTCGCCTCTACCTATCCGGGCGTGACCACGCACGTCGCGATGGTGAATCAGATTGGGTTGACCGACACGCGTCCAGGGCGAGCATGGCCGGACCCTGAACAGGCATACCAAGATGCGTTGGGCACGACCTACGAGTCCGTTCTGCGAGGACATGTTCGCTACTATCCGCGAGGGTGGAAGCCAGAATACCTGGCGTGGGTCAAAGTCCAGTTCGGCCTGACACTGAACGGGGACTGGCCCAGGATGGCACGAGTCAGGGCGGGGCAGCGGATGATTCTGTTCGAAGACCCCGTCGTTTACGAGTGGCAGCACATCGCGACCAAGGCTCTGGTCGTCGGCGGTGCCGAGGATCGCCTGGTGGCGGACTTTCCGGCGCGAGCACGGCACGTGGCAGAGGAACTTCAGAATGCTGAGTTGCTCATTTATGCCGGAGTGGGTCATTCCCCCCACCTCGACAACCCCGAGGTCTTTCATCCCGACCTGATTCGGTTTCTGAGGTCGGACCCTAATGAGCCTGCGGATCAGTCGTGGCGGAGCACGGACGTAGGCGTTCGAGAAGGGAACTGA
- a CDS encoding family 10 glycosylhydrolase — MPDAVGPTVDPVRSFDEVRAVWVVRYTMTSAEAVTEMVENAEAAGINTLLVQVRGRADAFYSSELEPRGESVREPDFDPLELAIDLAHNRGMAVHAWVNTHLVWGPAELPESPDHLVNAHPDWLAVPRDLGQQLLPVDPFDDRFVAALVQYARDNPDTVEGVYSSPSHPEVQDRVRAVWLDLATRYNLDGIHYDYIRFPSGQYDYSIGALERFRLWARAPLTPARFEQLDDAYLSDLYAFVEGEPTLWADFRRENVTRLVRRIHQDVKEINPRLMISAAVIADTDLAYNDRFQEWPAWLRDGLIDIAVPMAYTPDSSRFASLIQVAADAAGDGDRLWAGIGAYMNSVDGTLGMIDIARQGGAGGVVLFSYDWAVGEGIGDPSDPYLQRIGQGRFGR; from the coding sequence ATGCCCGACGCGGTCGGGCCGACGGTGGATCCGGTCCGCTCCTTCGACGAAGTGAGAGCGGTCTGGGTCGTGCGGTATACGATGACGAGTGCTGAGGCCGTTACCGAGATGGTGGAGAATGCCGAGGCCGCGGGCATCAACACGCTCCTCGTGCAGGTGCGCGGACGGGCGGATGCGTTTTACTCCTCGGAGCTTGAGCCGCGCGGGGAATCTGTGCGTGAGCCGGACTTCGACCCACTTGAGTTGGCTATTGATTTGGCGCACAACCGGGGCATGGCGGTCCATGCCTGGGTGAACACCCACCTCGTGTGGGGACCTGCGGAGTTGCCAGAGAGCCCGGATCACCTCGTGAACGCGCATCCGGACTGGTTGGCCGTTCCCAGGGACCTTGGCCAACAGTTACTCCCGGTGGATCCGTTCGACGATCGCTTCGTGGCCGCGCTGGTTCAGTACGCTCGGGACAACCCCGATACGGTCGAGGGTGTGTATTCGAGCCCGTCGCATCCGGAGGTACAGGACCGTGTGCGCGCGGTCTGGCTCGATCTTGCAACCCGTTACAACCTGGATGGCATTCATTACGACTACATCCGCTTCCCGTCCGGACAGTATGACTACTCCATTGGTGCGCTCGAACGGTTCCGGCTATGGGCCCGTGCGCCACTGACTCCGGCACGGTTCGAGCAACTCGACGATGCCTACTTGTCGGATCTGTATGCATTCGTTGAGGGCGAGCCGACGCTCTGGGCGGACTTCCGGCGGGAGAATGTCACTCGGCTGGTCCGACGCATTCATCAAGATGTCAAGGAGATCAACCCTCGCCTCATGATCTCTGCCGCTGTGATCGCGGACACCGATCTCGCGTATAACGATCGCTTCCAGGAATGGCCGGCTTGGCTACGGGACGGCCTCATAGATATCGCCGTCCCCATGGCGTACACGCCGGACAGCAGCCGATTCGCATCGCTGATACAGGTCGCAGCCGACGCGGCCGGGGATGGGGACCGGCTGTGGGCCGGGATCGGCGCCTACATGAACTCAGTCGACGGCACTCTTGGCATGATCGACATAGCACGACAGGGCGGTGCGGGTGGTGTCGTGCTGTTCTCCTACGACTGGGCTGTAGGCGAAGGGATCGGTGATCCGTCCGATCCCTACCTGCAACGCATTGGACAGGGCCGCTTCGGCCGGTAA
- a CDS encoding glutamine--tRNA ligase/YqeY domain fusion protein has protein sequence MLHFFGMDDTTSTPATGTDFIRQKVRADMESGAYGGRVATRFPPEPNGYLHVGHATAICLNFGIAEDFGGQCHLRYDDTNPEKEAEEFARAIQEDIRWLGFDWGENLYYASDFFERMYDCAVTLIQKGLAYVDSQPLEAVRKGRGSVTETGTDSPFRDRSVEENLDLFARMKAGEFADGTHVLRGRIDMGHPNMLMRDPILYRIRHVEHFRQGDSWCIYPLYDYAHCLEDAFEGVTHSICTIEFENNRELYDWVLESVGYEEPRPHQYEWAGLDLQYAVLSKRAILPLVAAGIVSGWDDPRLATIAAWRRRGIPAEAIRRLAKIVGVSRSGGRTEESKLDYAIRGVLNPVAPRVMAVLDPLKVVLTNFPESETEIFDAPYFPHDIAAEGSREVPFSRELWIERSDFAEDPPKGFRRLVPGGEVRLRYAYVVRCESVIHDETGVVKELHCTYDPATKGGNTQDGRKVKGTIQWVSAPEARVAEVRLFSPLFLDEDSEDVDGGSIDPVDRVNPDSLTVVEGARIEPSVASDEVATRYQFERTGYFWRDPVDGAEDRLVFNRIVGLKSSYHGAQKTQATNPALADGKDASDLQKTKPGAGERAASVRPQMSHERVEAREQDEVLADRFTRYTSQLGLSEEHADLLTGTRGVGDFFEAAITLAAPQTVASWLVTDVRALLSGRTLTELPFDGVALGRLVGLTAEGSVSRRAAKDVLARMAESGGDPASLVEEMGLGAVSDEGALGEVVNEVLAAWPAKVEEYRGGRKNLVGLFVGEVMKATRGAADPAVVRTILAQRLDL, from the coding sequence GTGCTACATTTTTTCGGTATGGACGACACGACGAGCACCCCGGCAACCGGGACTGACTTCATTCGCCAGAAGGTGCGCGCCGATATGGAATCGGGTGCGTACGGGGGACGGGTTGCGACCCGCTTTCCTCCTGAGCCCAACGGCTATCTCCATGTAGGGCACGCCACTGCGATTTGCCTCAACTTTGGCATTGCCGAGGACTTCGGCGGCCAGTGCCACCTCCGCTATGACGACACCAATCCGGAGAAGGAGGCCGAGGAGTTCGCTCGAGCCATCCAAGAGGACATTCGTTGGCTCGGTTTCGACTGGGGCGAAAATCTCTACTACGCCTCGGACTTCTTTGAGCGCATGTACGACTGTGCGGTGACGCTCATTCAGAAGGGGCTGGCGTACGTCGACTCACAGCCGCTCGAGGCGGTCCGCAAGGGGCGAGGATCGGTGACCGAGACCGGGACTGATTCGCCATTCCGCGATCGCTCGGTGGAGGAGAACCTCGATCTCTTCGCGCGGATGAAGGCAGGGGAGTTTGCGGACGGCACGCACGTGCTCCGTGGGCGCATCGACATGGGCCATCCGAACATGCTCATGCGTGACCCAATTCTCTACCGGATTCGACATGTCGAGCATTTTCGACAGGGGGATTCCTGGTGCATTTACCCGCTGTACGACTATGCGCACTGCCTTGAGGACGCCTTCGAGGGCGTGACCCACTCGATCTGCACAATCGAGTTCGAGAATAACCGTGAATTGTATGACTGGGTTCTCGAGAGCGTGGGTTACGAGGAACCGCGACCGCACCAGTACGAATGGGCGGGCCTGGATCTCCAGTATGCTGTGCTGTCCAAGCGGGCAATTCTGCCCCTAGTTGCGGCAGGGATCGTGTCGGGCTGGGACGATCCCCGCTTGGCGACCATCGCGGCCTGGAGGCGTCGAGGCATCCCCGCCGAGGCGATTCGGCGGTTGGCGAAGATCGTAGGAGTCTCTCGCTCGGGCGGGCGCACGGAGGAGTCGAAGCTCGACTACGCGATCCGAGGAGTCCTCAACCCTGTCGCACCTAGGGTGATGGCCGTGCTCGACCCGCTCAAGGTCGTGCTTACGAACTTCCCGGAGAGTGAGACAGAGATCTTCGACGCGCCGTACTTCCCGCATGACATCGCCGCGGAGGGCTCACGTGAGGTTCCGTTCTCGCGAGAGCTGTGGATCGAGCGAAGTGACTTCGCAGAAGACCCCCCGAAGGGGTTTCGCCGACTGGTGCCCGGTGGCGAGGTCCGTCTGAGGTATGCCTATGTCGTTCGGTGTGAATCCGTCATTCACGACGAAACCGGTGTGGTGAAAGAACTTCATTGCACTTACGACCCTGCTACGAAGGGCGGAAACACGCAGGACGGTCGGAAGGTGAAGGGGACGATTCAGTGGGTCTCGGCCCCTGAGGCCCGAGTGGCCGAGGTGCGTCTGTTCTCGCCCCTCTTCCTCGACGAAGACTCGGAGGATGTCGATGGCGGTTCGATCGACCCAGTGGACCGAGTGAATCCGGACTCGCTCACGGTCGTGGAAGGCGCTCGGATCGAGCCGTCGGTCGCCAGCGATGAGGTTGCGACGCGTTATCAGTTTGAGCGCACGGGATATTTTTGGCGCGACCCAGTGGATGGGGCAGAGGACAGGTTGGTCTTCAACCGGATCGTCGGCCTGAAGAGTTCCTATCACGGGGCTCAGAAGACCCAGGCGACGAACCCCGCACTGGCAGACGGGAAGGACGCCAGCGACTTGCAGAAGACGAAACCTGGCGCGGGAGAGCGAGCAGCCTCTGTCCGGCCCCAGATGAGTCATGAGCGAGTCGAGGCGCGGGAGCAGGATGAGGTGCTCGCGGACCGGTTCACACGCTACACATCCCAGTTGGGGCTGAGTGAAGAGCACGCGGACCTGCTGACGGGCACGCGAGGTGTTGGTGACTTCTTCGAGGCGGCGATCACTCTTGCCGCCCCCCAGACCGTAGCGTCCTGGCTGGTCACGGATGTGCGCGCTCTCCTGAGCGGGCGCACGCTGACGGAGTTGCCATTTGACGGAGTGGCATTGGGGCGGCTGGTCGGACTGACCGCGGAAGGGTCGGTGTCACGCCGCGCGGCGAAGGATGTTCTCGCTCGGATGGCGGAATCTGGTGGGGATCCGGCGAGCCTCGTCGAGGAGATGGGCCTGGGAGCGGTCTCCGACGAAGGTGCGCTTGGTGAGGTGGTCAATGAAGTGCTGGCAGCCTGGCCTGCCAAGGTCGAAGAGTATCGTGGGGGACGTAAGAACCTTGTCGGACTCTTCGTTGGTGAGGTTATGAAAGCAACACGCGGCGCCGCGGACCCTGCGGTCGTTCGCACCATTCTGGCACAAAGGCTTGATTTGTGA
- a CDS encoding ester cyclase: MRSIAWFVRACAPSSFYLDSVPSGCWIPIYPQHLDAVIAAWNGGNVNRLDAYLSADIARKALPALDADANSLSERKEVTAGFREAHPDAHVAIGDFRQAGDISIAKWTLAGTNTGPGDMSSTGKGVWVEGVSINRYVAGKSTDENQTFDALRLMAPLGHIELSDG, translated from the coding sequence ATGCGATCCATCGCTTGGTTCGTCCGGGCGTGTGCCCCATCGAGTTTCTATTTGGACTCGGTGCCCTCGGGATGCTGGATTCCCATATACCCGCAACACCTCGACGCCGTTATCGCGGCGTGGAACGGAGGCAACGTGAACCGACTGGACGCGTACCTGTCTGCCGACATAGCGCGGAAGGCGCTGCCGGCCCTCGATGCTGATGCGAATAGCCTGTCCGAACGTAAGGAGGTCACCGCGGGCTTCCGTGAGGCGCATCCGGACGCGCACGTCGCCATCGGTGACTTCCGCCAAGCTGGTGACATAAGTATCGCCAAATGGACACTTGCCGGCACGAACACGGGGCCCGGGGACATGTCGTCGACGGGGAAGGGAGTCTGGGTCGAAGGCGTCTCGATCAATAGGTATGTCGCAGGAAAATCGACGGACGAGAACCAGACCTTCGACGCCCTCAGGTTGATGGCTCCGTTAGGACATATCGAGCTCTCAGATGGTTGA